A genome region from Bacteroides stercoris ATCC 43183 includes the following:
- a CDS encoding TolC family protein, giving the protein MMRKIIFILSVISFGISAAAQESYLSREAYRDKVEAYSQLLKQQRLKATASTEARKIAQTGFLPKIDITAEGTANLSHLDAWNSPAGQYRPYTYQALATLGQPLYTGGSLMARKKIAKADEELDKLATELTLDQIHYQSDAVYWNASAALATLKAAARFEGIVSQQYNIIQDRFNDGAISRTDLLMISTRKKEAELQYIKARQNYTLALQQLNILMGVKPDAAVDSLCEIGMHCPPVDLLSLDEVLSRRADYAGTHVSIARSEAQRKAALSQYNPQLSMFLATGWDTGIAYMGQDVPHTPIAGINLNIPIFRWGARFKTNRQQKAYIGIQKLQQSYVADTILEELSAATTKLTETEQQVKTARENMALAEENLDLVTFSYNEGKASMVDVLSAQLSWTQAQTNLINAHLAAKMAVAEYRKAISE; this is encoded by the coding sequence ATGATGAGAAAGATTATATTTATATTGTCAGTAATCAGCTTCGGTATAAGTGCCGCAGCACAAGAAAGCTATCTCAGCCGCGAGGCTTATCGGGACAAAGTGGAAGCATACAGCCAACTGCTGAAACAGCAACGCCTGAAAGCTACGGCAAGCACCGAAGCCCGCAAGATAGCACAGACTGGCTTCCTGCCCAAAATAGACATTACTGCCGAAGGAACTGCCAATCTGAGCCATCTGGATGCCTGGAACAGTCCGGCGGGACAGTACCGTCCTTACACCTATCAGGCATTGGCAACACTGGGACAGCCTCTTTACACAGGCGGTTCGCTCATGGCCCGGAAAAAAATTGCCAAAGCCGATGAAGAGCTGGACAAACTTGCCACAGAGCTGACCCTCGACCAGATACACTATCAGAGCGATGCGGTTTACTGGAATGCCTCGGCCGCATTGGCAACACTCAAAGCCGCCGCCCGTTTTGAAGGGATTGTCAGCCAACAGTACAACATCATTCAAGACAGGTTTAATGACGGAGCTATCAGCCGTACGGATTTACTGATGATTTCCACCCGTAAAAAAGAGGCCGAATTGCAGTATATCAAAGCCCGCCAGAACTATACCCTTGCCTTGCAGCAACTCAATATCCTGATGGGAGTGAAACCGGATGCCGCGGTAGACAGTCTTTGTGAAATCGGCATGCACTGTCCGCCCGTCGATTTACTGAGTCTTGACGAAGTATTGTCCCGCCGTGCGGACTATGCCGGAACCCATGTCAGTATCGCCAGGAGCGAAGCGCAACGCAAGGCAGCCCTCAGCCAGTATAATCCCCAACTCAGTATGTTCCTGGCAACCGGTTGGGACACCGGTATCGCCTATATGGGACAAGACGTGCCCCATACGCCCATTGCGGGAATCAATCTCAACATCCCCATTTTCCGATGGGGTGCACGCTTCAAGACCAACCGCCAGCAAAAGGCATATATAGGTATTCAGAAATTACAGCAAAGCTATGTGGCAGATACTATTTTAGAAGAGCTGTCCGCCGCTACCACCAAACTGACGGAAACGGAACAGCAGGTAAAGACAGCCCGGGAGAATATGGCGCTTGCCGAAGAGAATCTCGACCTGGTTACGTTCTCCTACAATGAAGGCAAGGCAAGCATGGTCGATGTGCTATCCGCACAGCTTTCGTGGACACAGGCCCAGACCAACCTTATCAATGCGCACCTTGCCGCAAAGATGGCAGTGGCTGAATACAGGAAAGCTATCAGTGAATAA
- a CDS encoding efflux RND transporter permease subunit: MNLAKYSLDNTKIIYFFLAVLLIGGIFSFGRLGKKEDAPFVIKTAVIMIRYPGAEPAEVERLITEPISREIQSMSGVYKIKSESMYGLSKITFELQPSLSAASIPQKWDELRRKVLNIQPQLPAGASVPTVSDDFGDVFGIYYGLVGDDGFSYEEMRNWAERIKTQVITAEGVMKVALFGTQTEVINIFISVNKLAGMGIDPKQLAGLLQSQNQIINTGEIGAGEQQLRIVANGTYTTVNDIRNQTITTPGGQVKLGDIAVVEKGYMDPPGTIMHVNGKRAIGIGVSTDPQKDVVKTGELVDKKLAELLPLIPVGLELESLYPENVIAKEANNGFIINLIESILIVIVIIMLVMGMRAGVLIGSSLIFSIGGTLLIMSFLGVGLNRTSLAGFIIAMGMLVDNAIVVTDNAQIAIARGVNRRKALIDGATGPQWGLLGATFIAVCSFLPLYLAPSSVAEIVKPLFIVLAISLGLSWVLALTQTTTFGNFILKAQTGNSDKDPYDKPFYHKFASILSLLIRKKTLTLGSMVVLFILSLVIMGLMPQNFFPSLDKPYFRADVFYPDGYGIRDVEKEMKKVEAHLLAQPEVKRVSVTFGSTPLRYYLASTSVGPKPNFANLLVEVTDSKYTKEYEEKLDSYMKENYPNAITRTTLFKLSPAVDAAIEIGFIGNSTDTLVALTNRVLEIMHRDKDLINVRNSWGNKIPIWKPVYSQERAQPLGVSRQSMAQSIQIGTNGMTLGEYRQGDQVLPILLKDNTIGAFRINDLRTLPVFGTTRETTTLEQVVSKFDYQYKFSNVKDYNRQMVMMAQADPRRGVNAIAAFNRVWEQVQKEIDVPEGYAMKYFGEQESQAESNAALAANMPLTFFLMFVTLLFLFKTYRKPIVILLMLPLIFIGIVLGLLLLGKTFDFFAILGLLGLIGMNIKNAIVLVDQIDTETAAGKAPREAVISATTTRIVPVAMASGTTILGMLPLLFDAMFGGMAATIMGGLLVASILTLFVLPVAYCAIHRIKG, from the coding sequence ATGAACTTAGCCAAATATTCATTAGATAATACAAAGATTATCTATTTCTTCCTTGCCGTGCTGCTCATCGGCGGCATATTCTCATTCGGCCGTTTGGGGAAGAAAGAAGATGCACCCTTTGTCATCAAGACAGCGGTCATCATGATACGCTATCCCGGAGCCGAGCCTGCCGAAGTGGAACGGCTCATTACCGAACCCATCTCCCGCGAAATACAGAGCATGAGCGGAGTGTACAAGATTAAATCGGAATCCATGTACGGACTTTCCAAAATTACGTTCGAGCTACAGCCGTCGCTTTCCGCAGCATCTATCCCGCAGAAGTGGGACGAACTGCGCCGGAAGGTTCTCAACATACAGCCCCAACTTCCGGCAGGAGCTTCCGTACCGACGGTATCGGACGACTTCGGCGATGTATTCGGCATTTATTACGGACTGGTCGGCGACGACGGCTTCTCTTACGAAGAAATGCGCAACTGGGCGGAGCGTATCAAGACGCAGGTTATCACTGCCGAAGGGGTTATGAAAGTAGCCCTGTTCGGCACACAGACGGAAGTAATCAATATCTTTATCTCCGTAAACAAACTGGCGGGGATGGGCATCGACCCCAAACAACTGGCAGGCTTGCTGCAATCGCAGAACCAGATTATCAATACGGGTGAAATCGGTGCAGGCGAACAGCAGTTGCGCATTGTGGCCAACGGTACTTATACCACCGTCAACGACATCCGCAACCAGACAATCACCACCCCCGGCGGACAAGTCAAACTGGGCGATATAGCCGTCGTTGAAAAGGGATACATGGACCCGCCCGGCACCATCATGCACGTAAACGGAAAACGGGCCATCGGCATCGGCGTCTCCACCGACCCGCAGAAGGATGTGGTAAAAACCGGTGAGCTGGTAGACAAGAAGCTCGCCGAACTCTTGCCTCTCATCCCCGTAGGGTTGGAACTGGAAAGCCTTTACCCCGAAAACGTCATTGCCAAAGAAGCGAACAACGGATTTATTATCAACCTGATAGAATCCATTCTGATTGTAATCGTCATCATCATGCTGGTAATGGGGATGCGCGCCGGCGTACTCATCGGCTCTTCACTGATATTTTCCATTGGCGGCACACTGCTCATCATGTCGTTCCTGGGAGTGGGACTGAACCGTACCTCGCTGGCAGGCTTTATCATCGCCATGGGAATGCTGGTGGATAACGCCATTGTGGTAACCGACAATGCACAGATTGCCATAGCCCGCGGCGTGAACAGACGGAAAGCGCTGATAGACGGTGCCACCGGTCCGCAATGGGGATTGCTGGGAGCAACCTTCATAGCCGTCTGCTCATTCCTGCCGCTTTATCTTGCACCGTCTTCCGTTGCCGAAATTGTAAAGCCGCTATTTATCGTACTGGCTATATCACTGGGGCTGAGCTGGGTACTTGCATTGACGCAAACCACCACCTTCGGCAATTTCATACTGAAAGCCCAAACCGGCAACAGCGACAAAGACCCTTACGACAAGCCTTTCTACCATAAATTCGCATCCATCCTCAGCCTGCTGATACGCAAGAAAACGCTCACATTGGGAAGCATGGTCGTATTGTTCATCCTCTCCCTCGTCATCATGGGACTGATGCCTCAAAACTTCTTCCCTTCACTGGACAAACCTTATTTCCGCGCCGATGTATTCTATCCCGACGGATACGGCATCCGCGATGTAGAGAAGGAAATGAAGAAAGTGGAAGCCCACCTGCTGGCACAGCCGGAAGTGAAACGGGTTTCCGTCACCTTCGGCAGCACCCCGCTGCGCTACTATCTGGCATCCACTTCCGTAGGTCCAAAACCCAACTTCGCCAACCTGCTGGTAGAAGTGACAGACAGCAAATACACCAAAGAATATGAAGAGAAGCTGGACAGCTATATGAAGGAGAACTACCCCAATGCCATCACCCGAACCACGCTCTTCAAACTCTCGCCTGCCGTAGACGCCGCCATCGAGATAGGCTTTATCGGCAATAGCACAGATACGCTGGTGGCGCTGACCAACCGGGTTTTAGAGATAATGCACCGCGACAAAGACCTTATCAATGTGCGCAACTCCTGGGGTAACAAGATTCCTATCTGGAAACCCGTATACAGCCAGGAGCGTGCGCAACCGTTAGGCGTATCCCGCCAAAGCATGGCGCAGAGCATACAAATAGGGACAAACGGAATGACGCTGGGCGAATACCGACAGGGCGACCAAGTGCTTCCTATCCTACTGAAAGACAACACAATCGGCGCGTTCCGCATTAACGACCTGCGCACGCTGCCCGTATTCGGAACTACGCGCGAAACCACCACGCTGGAGCAAGTGGTCAGTAAGTTCGACTACCAGTACAAGTTCTCCAACGTGAAGGACTACAACCGCCAGATGGTTATGATGGCGCAAGCCGACCCCCGCCGGGGCGTAAATGCCATTGCCGCCTTTAACCGTGTGTGGGAGCAGGTGCAGAAAGAAATCGATGTTCCCGAAGGATATGCCATGAAATACTTCGGCGAACAGGAAAGCCAGGCCGAATCCAATGCCGCACTGGCAGCCAACATGCCGCTGACGTTTTTCCTGATGTTCGTCACCCTGCTGTTCCTGTTCAAGACCTACCGCAAACCCATCGTCATCTTGCTGATGCTTCCGCTTATCTTTATCGGCATCGTATTGGGACTGTTGCTGTTGGGCAAGACATTTGACTTTTTCGCCATTCTGGGCCTGTTGGGACTGATTGGAATGAACATCAAGAACGCCATTGTCCTCGTAGACCAGATTGATACGGAAACGGCCGCCGGAAAAGCACCGCGTGAAGCGGTTATCAGCGCAACGACCACCCGCATTGTTCCCGTAGCCATGGCATCGGGCACAACCATCCTGGGTATGCTGCCGTTACTGTTCGACGCCATGTTCGGCGGTATGGCGGCCACTATCATGGGCGGCCTGCTGGTAGCTTCGATACTCACCCTGTTTGTATTGCCCGTGGCTTACTGTGCGATACACCGGATAAAAGGATAG
- a CDS encoding biotin/lipoyl-containing protein: protein MKKEIKFSLVFRDMWQSAGKYVPRVDQLVKVAPAIVEMGCFARVETNGGGFEQVNLLFGENPNKAVREWTKPFHEAGIQTHMLDRALNGLRMSPVPADVRKLFYKVKKAQGTDITRTFCGLNDIRNIAPSITYAHEAGMISQCSLCITHSPIHTVEYYTDMALKLIKLGADEICIKDMAGIGRPVSLGKIVANIKAAHPDIPIQYHSHAGPGFNMASILEVCEAGCDYIDVGMEPLSWGTGHADLLSVQAMLKDAGFKVPEINMEAYMKVRALIQEFMDDFLGLYISPKNRLMNSLLIGPGLPGGMMGSLMADLESNLESINKYKAKRNLPFMKQDELLIKLFNEVAYVWPRVGYPPLVTPFSQYVKNLSMMNVMAMEKGKERWGMIADDIWDMLLGKAGKLPGELAPELVEKAEREGRKFFNGNPQDNYPDALDKYRKLMKENKWELGEDDEELFEYAMHPAQYEAYKSGKAKEDFLADVEKRRAERDKSPLDDAKPKTLTVQVDGQAYRVTVAYGDIDLPASATDKITAPAGEGQEVAAPLEGKFFLTKNAQETPLKVGDKVKEGDLLCYIEAMKTYNAIRADFSGTVTAICVNPGDSVSEDDVLMKIG, encoded by the coding sequence ATGAAAAAAGAAATTAAGTTCAGCTTGGTATTCAGGGATATGTGGCAAAGTGCCGGAAAATATGTGCCCCGTGTAGACCAGCTGGTAAAGGTAGCGCCTGCCATTGTCGAGATGGGATGTTTCGCTCGTGTAGAAACGAATGGCGGCGGTTTTGAACAGGTAAATCTATTGTTTGGCGAGAACCCCAATAAAGCTGTGCGCGAGTGGACGAAGCCGTTCCACGAAGCCGGTATACAGACACATATGTTGGACCGTGCACTGAACGGCCTGCGCATGAGCCCCGTGCCTGCCGATGTGCGCAAGCTGTTTTATAAAGTGAAGAAGGCGCAGGGTACGGACATCACACGTACTTTCTGCGGACTGAACGATATACGTAACATCGCTCCTTCCATCACTTATGCGCACGAGGCGGGAATGATTTCGCAGTGTTCGCTCTGTATCACCCATTCGCCTATCCATACTGTGGAATATTATACGGATATGGCATTGAAGCTTATCAAGCTGGGTGCAGATGAAATCTGTATCAAGGATATGGCAGGTATCGGCCGTCCGGTATCTTTGGGCAAGATTGTGGCAAACATCAAGGCTGCTCATCCGGACATTCCCATCCAGTATCACAGCCATGCAGGACCCGGTTTCAACATGGCAAGCATCCTTGAGGTTTGTGAGGCCGGCTGCGACTATATCGACGTGGGTATGGAGCCGCTTTCATGGGGTACGGGACATGCCGACCTGCTCAGCGTGCAGGCCATGCTGAAAGATGCAGGTTTCAAGGTTCCCGAAATCAATATGGAAGCGTACATGAAAGTACGTGCACTTATACAGGAGTTTATGGATGATTTCCTCGGTCTGTACATCAGCCCGAAGAACCGCCTGATGAATTCGTTGCTGATTGGTCCGGGACTTCCGGGCGGCATGATGGGAAGTCTGATGGCGGACCTGGAATCCAATCTGGAATCTATCAACAAGTACAAGGCCAAACGCAACCTGCCGTTTATGAAGCAGGACGAACTGCTTATCAAACTCTTCAACGAAGTGGCATACGTATGGCCGCGCGTGGGTTATCCACCGTTGGTGACTCCGTTCAGCCAGTACGTCAAGAACCTTTCCATGATGAACGTCATGGCCATGGAGAAAGGAAAAGAGCGTTGGGGCATGATAGCCGACGATATTTGGGACATGCTGTTGGGCAAGGCAGGCAAGCTGCCGGGCGAACTCGCTCCCGAACTCGTTGAAAAGGCGGAACGCGAAGGACGTAAGTTCTTCAACGGCAATCCGCAGGACAACTATCCCGATGCACTCGACAAGTACCGCAAGCTGATGAAGGAAAACAAGTGGGAACTTGGCGAAGATGATGAAGAACTCTTTGAATACGCCATGCACCCGGCACAGTACGAGGCTTACAAGAGCGGCAAGGCGAAAGAGGATTTCCTTGCCGATGTAGAGAAACGCCGTGCCGAACGCGACAAATCCCCTCTGGACGACGCCAAACCCAAGACGCTCACCGTGCAGGTGGACGGACAGGCTTATCGCGTGACGGTGGCTTACGGCGACATCGACCTGCCGGCTTCCGCCACCGACAAGATTACCGCTCCCGCCGGTGAAGGGCAGGAAGTGGCTGCTCCGCTCGAAGGCAAGTTCTTCCTGACCAAGAATGCACAGGAAACTCCCCTCAAGGTAGGAGATAAAGTGAAGGAGGGCGACCTGCTTTGTTACATCGAGGCCATGAAAACCTATAATGCCATCCGTGCCGACTTCAGCGGAACGGTGACCGCTATCTGCGTCAATCCGGGTGATTCTGTTTCTGAAGATGATGTATTAATGAAGATTGGATGA
- a CDS encoding sodium ion-translocating decarboxylase subunit beta yields MEDIFAKLYDMTAFSNIIADPSFLIMYAIAFILLYLGIRKHYEPLLLVPIAFGVLIANFPGGDMGVIQADENGMVMVNGVLKNIWEMPLHEIAHDLGLMNFIYYMLIKTGFLPPVIFMGVGALTDFGPMLRNLRLSIFGAAAQLGIFTVLLCAVMMGFTPQEAGALGIIGGADGPTAIFTTIKLAPHLLGPIAIAAYSYMALVPVIIPLVVKLLCSKKELMINMKEQEKLYPSKTEIKNLRVLKIIFPIAVTTIVALFVPTAVPLIGMLMFGNLIKEIGSDTSRLFDAAANSIMNAATIFLGLSVGATMTSEAFLNWTTIGIVVGGFLAFALSISGGIFFVKLFNLFSKKKINPLIGATGLSAVPMASRVCNEIATKYDPKNHVLNYCMSSNISGVIGSAVAAGVLISFLG; encoded by the coding sequence ATGGAAGATATATTTGCGAAACTCTATGATATGACGGCGTTCAGCAATATCATTGCCGATCCGTCGTTCCTTATAATGTATGCCATTGCCTTTATTTTGCTGTATCTGGGCATCAGGAAGCACTACGAACCGCTGTTGCTGGTTCCCATTGCTTTCGGTGTGCTCATTGCCAATTTCCCCGGTGGCGACATGGGGGTTATCCAGGCAGATGAAAACGGCATGGTAATGGTGAACGGAGTGTTGAAGAACATCTGGGAAATGCCGTTGCACGAGATTGCACACGACCTCGGACTGATGAACTTCATCTACTATATGCTGATAAAGACCGGATTTCTGCCGCCTGTCATCTTTATGGGTGTGGGCGCGCTGACGGACTTCGGACCGATGCTCCGCAATCTGCGTCTTTCCATATTCGGTGCGGCTGCGCAGCTCGGTATCTTTACTGTACTGTTGTGTGCCGTAATGATGGGCTTCACGCCGCAGGAAGCCGGTGCATTGGGTATTATCGGCGGTGCGGACGGTCCTACGGCTATCTTCACCACTATCAAGCTCGCTCCGCATCTGCTGGGCCCTATTGCCATTGCGGCTTATTCGTACATGGCGCTGGTTCCGGTTATCATTCCATTGGTTGTGAAACTGCTCTGCAGCAAGAAGGAACTGATGATTAACATGAAGGAGCAGGAAAAGCTCTATCCGTCAAAGACCGAGATAAAGAATCTGCGTGTACTGAAGATTATTTTCCCGATTGCCGTTACTACCATTGTAGCTCTCTTCGTGCCGACGGCAGTGCCTTTGATTGGTATGCTGATGTTCGGTAACCTGATTAAGGAAATCGGTTCCGATACCAGCCGTCTGTTCGACGCGGCAGCCAACAGCATTATGAATGCGGCAACCATCTTCCTCGGACTGAGTGTGGGCGCTACCATGACGAGCGAGGCATTCCTCAACTGGACCACTATCGGCATCGTTGTCGGCGGCTTCCTTGCATTTGCCTTGTCCATTTCGGGTGGTATCTTCTTTGTGAAACTGTTCAATCTGTTCTCCAAGAAGAAGATTAATCCGCTGATTGGTGCGACGGGATTGAGCGCCGTGCCTATGGCAAGCCGCGTATGCAATGAAATCGCTACCAAGTACGACCCTAAGAACCACGTACTGAATTACTGTATGTCTAGTAATATTTCCGGCGTCATCGGTTCTGCGGTGGCGGCGGGCGTATTGATTTCGTTCCTCGGATAA
- a CDS encoding OadG family protein: MENLNIALLLMIVGMATVFAILLIVIYLGKGLIALVNKYAPEEAAPAKQAANAPAAVPGNIMAAISAAVTVVTQGKGKVAKVEKI; the protein is encoded by the coding sequence ATGGAAAACTTGAACATAGCGCTCCTGCTAATGATAGTAGGTATGGCAACGGTCTTTGCCATCCTGCTGATTGTAATCTACTTGGGAAAGGGACTTATCGCCCTTGTGAATAAATATGCACCCGAAGAGGCCGCTCCTGCCAAACAGGCGGCAAATGCTCCTGCGGCTGTTCCCGGCAATATCATGGCGGCTATCAGTGCGGCGGTTACGGTAGTGACGCAAGGCAAGGGTAAAGTTGCGAAAGTGGAGAAAATCTGA
- a CDS encoding efflux RND transporter periplasmic adaptor subunit has product MKKMYLFALTVTLIVTSCGQKKGEDIPLVRPVKTATVSSQSVILKDFSGMVEAVEYVKLAFRVSGQIIDLPVVEGQRVRKGQLIAAIDPRDISLQYAADKAAYETAAAQVERNKRLLGRQAISLQEYEISVANYQKAKSAYELSTNNMRDTKLLAPFDGSIEKRLVENYQRVNSGEGIVRLVNTQKLRIKFTVPDDYLYLLRAKDATFKVEFDTYKGNIFNARLEEYLDISTDGTGIPVTITIDDPAFDRAVYDVKPGFTCNIRLASDIAPFIEEKLMNVPLSAVFGDSENKNTYVWVVKDNRVSRREVTVYSPTGEANLLISKGLKPDETVVIAGVYQLVEGQRVKEVE; this is encoded by the coding sequence ATGAAGAAAATGTATCTGTTCGCCCTGACGGTGACACTTATCGTCACGTCCTGCGGGCAAAAGAAAGGGGAAGATATTCCCCTCGTGCGACCTGTGAAAACTGCCACCGTAAGTTCACAGTCGGTAATACTCAAAGACTTCTCCGGCATGGTGGAAGCGGTGGAATATGTGAAACTGGCATTTCGTGTCAGCGGACAAATCATCGACCTTCCGGTAGTGGAAGGACAAAGGGTCAGGAAAGGGCAACTGATTGCCGCCATCGACCCGCGGGATATTTCCCTGCAATATGCCGCCGACAAGGCTGCCTATGAAACCGCTGCCGCCCAGGTGGAGCGCAACAAACGGCTGCTGGGCCGCCAAGCCATCTCCCTGCAGGAGTATGAAATAAGCGTAGCCAATTACCAGAAAGCCAAATCGGCCTACGAGCTGTCCACCAACAATATGCGCGATACGAAACTGCTCGCGCCCTTCGACGGCTCTATCGAAAAGCGCCTGGTAGAGAACTATCAGCGCGTCAATTCGGGAGAAGGGATTGTGCGGCTGGTAAATACGCAGAAACTGCGCATAAAATTTACTGTACCCGATGATTACCTGTACCTGCTTCGTGCCAAGGACGCCACATTCAAGGTGGAGTTCGATACGTACAAAGGCAATATATTCAATGCCAGACTGGAAGAGTATCTTGACATATCGACCGACGGCACGGGTATTCCGGTTACCATCACCATCGACGACCCCGCCTTCGACCGTGCCGTATACGATGTGAAACCCGGATTTACCTGCAACATCCGCCTCGCTTCGGACATCGCTCCCTTTATAGAAGAAAAACTGATGAATGTACCGCTGAGCGCCGTATTCGGTGACAGCGAAAACAAGAATACCTACGTATGGGTGGTGAAAGACAACAGGGTAAGCCGCCGCGAAGTAACCGTGTATTCGCCGACCGGTGAAGCCAATCTTCTAATCTCCAAAGGACTGAAACCGGATGAAACCGTTGTCATTGCCGGAGTGTACCAACTGGTAGAGGGACAGAGGGTAAAAGAGGTGGAATAA